One genomic window of Saccopteryx bilineata isolate mSacBil1 chromosome 4, mSacBil1_pri_phased_curated, whole genome shotgun sequence includes the following:
- the RRN3 gene encoding RNA polymerase I-specific transcription initiation factor RRN3, whose product MAAPALHTRLSGDAAASASGLKTLGASRTGISDVLALEKDFFSSPPRKAVRFGGTVTEVLLKYRKGETNDYELLKNQLSDPDIKDDQIINWLLEFRSSIMYLTKDFEQLVSILLRWKWLNRSQTVVEEYLAFLGNLVSAQTVFLRPCLSMIASHFVPPRVVIKEGDVDVSDSDDEDDNLPANFDTCHRALQIIARYVPSTPWFLMPILVEKFPFVRKSERTLECYVHNLLRISVYFPTLRHDILELIIEKLLKLDVNASRQDIEDAEEIAAPTGSGADATEALFNMDEDEVTEPETKADPERLNQMVHPVAERLDILLSLLLSYVKDICYVDGKIDINKTKDLYRELIIIFDKLLLPTHASCHVQFFMFYLCSFKLGFAEAFLEHLWRKLQDPNNPAIIRQAAGNYIGSLLARAKFIPLITVKSCLDLLVNWLHMYLDNQDSGTKAFCDVALHGPFYSACQAVFYTFVFRHKQLLSGNLKEGLRYLQSLNFERIVMSQLNPLKICLPSVVNFFAAITSKYQLVFCYTIIERNNRQMLPVIRSTAGGDTVQTCTNPLDTFFPFDPCVLKRSKKFIDPIYQVWEDLSAEELQEFKKPIKKDVVEDEDDDFLKGEVGITPSSFDTHFRSPSSSVGSPPVLYLPDQSPLVARIYD is encoded by the exons ATGGCGGCCCCAGCACTTCACACGCGGTTGTCGGGCGATGCGGCCGCTTCGGCCTCGGGGCTCAAGACGCTGGGCGCTTCTCGGACTGG GATTTCAGATGTACTTGCATTAGAGAAAGATTTCTTCAGCTCTCCCCCAAGAAAAGCTGTTCGATTTGGTGGAACTGTGACAGAAGTCTTGCTGAAGTACAGAAAG GGTGAAACAAATGACTACGAGTTGTTGAAGAATCAGCTGTCAGATCCAGACATAAAG GATGACCAGATCATTAACTGGCTGTTAGAATTCCGTTCTTCTATCATGTACTTGACCAAGGACTTTGAGCAGCTTGTTAGTATTCTCTTG AGATGGAAGTGGTTGAATAGAAGCCAGACAGTGGTGGAGGAGTATTTGGCTTTTCTTGGTAATCTCGTATCAGCACAGACTGTCTTCCTTAGACCGTGTCTCAgcatgattgcttctcattttgtACCTC ccCGAGTGGTCATTAAGGAAGGGGACGTAGATGTTTCAGATTCTGATGACGAAGATGATA ATCTTCCTGCAAATTTTGACACATGTCACAGGGCCTTGCAAATAATAGCAAGATATGTCCCATC aacacCATGGTTTCTTATGCCAATACTGGTAGAAAAATTTCCATTTGTTCGAAAATCTGAGAGAACATTG GAATGTTATGTTCATAATTTACTAAGGATTAGTGTGTATTTTCCCACCTTGAGGCATGACATTCTGGAGCTTATCATTGAAAAGCTACTCAAGTTGGAT GTGAATGCATCCCGGCAGGATATTGAAGATGCTGAGGAAATAGCAGCCCCAACTGGTAGTGGAGCAGATGCCACCGAAGCACTGTTTAATATG GATGAAGATGAAGTAACTGAACCCGAAACAAAGGCTGACCCTGAAAGGCTCAATCAGATGGTGCATCCTGTTGCCGAGCGCCTGGACATCCTATTGTCTTTACTGTTGTCCTATGTTAAGGATATCTGCTATGTAGATG GTAAGAtcgatatcaacaaaacaaaggatttaTATCGAGAGCTCATAATCATCTTCGACAAACTCCTGCTGCCCACCCATGCCTCCTGCCATGTACAGTTTTTCATGTTTTACCTCTGTAGCTTTAAATTG GGATTCGCAGAAGCATTTTTGGAACATCTCTGGAGAAAATTGCAGGATCCGAATAATCCTGCCATCATCAGGCAAGCTGCTGGAAATTATATTGGAAGCCTTTTGGCAAGAGCTAAATTTATTCCTCTTAT tacCGTGAAATCATGCTTAGATCTTTTGGTTAATTGGCTGCACATGTACCTTGATAACCAGGATTCTGGCACAAAGGCATTTTGTGATGTTGCTCTCCACGGACCATTTTACTCAGCCTGCCAAGCTGTGTTCTACACGTTTGTTTTTAGACACAAGCAGCTTTTAAGTGGAAACCTGAAGGAAG gTTTGAGGTACCTTCAAAGTCTAAATTTTGAACGTATAGTGATGAGTCAGCTAAACCCTCTGAAGATTTGCCTGCCCTCAGTAGTTAACTTCTTTGCTGCAATTACAAG TAAATACCAGCTAGTCTTCTGCTACACCATCATTGAGAGGAACAATCGCCAGATGCTACCAGTGATTAGAAGTACAGCTGGAGGGGACACGGTGCAAACCTGCACAAACCCCCTTGACACCTTCTTCCCCTTTGACCCTTGTGTGCTGAAGAG GTCAAAGAAATTCATTGATCCTATTTATCAGGTATGGGAAGACCTGAGTGCAGAAGAGCTTCAGGAGTTTAAGAAACCCATTAAAAAG GACGTGGTGGAAGATGAAGATGATGACTTTTTGAAAGGTGAAGTTGGGATTACACCAAGCTCCTTTGACACACATTTCCGAAGTCCTTCAAGTAGCGTGGGCTCCCCACCAGTGCTGTACCTGCCAGACCAGTCCCCTCTGGTAGCAAGGATTTATGATTGA